Proteins found in one Kangiella sediminilitoris genomic segment:
- a CDS encoding transposase gives MTVASSRLIDIHSTPYYHITCRCVRRAFLCGVDSYTGKDYEHRRSWIEDKLFDLTSVFAIDVAAYAVMSNHYHLVLRIDNEQAQSWSTREVLERWARLFNGSLMAQRYLAGALLSEAELEVLSELVEDYRERLMSISWLMRILNESIARQANREDNCTGKFFEGRFKSQALLDEAALLSCMAYVDLNPVRAKMATTPEASDYTSIQARIQQDVEKALLPFIGNERQEQPKGIAFDLTDYLELVDWSGRAIRHSKRGSIPAKLPPILERLNLSEDDWLLQAQHFEKRFKRAAGHWYNLSQLAHRLGQHWLHGKSFKPKTT, from the coding sequence ATGACTGTGGCGAGTAGCCGTTTAATTGATATTCACTCAACACCCTATTACCACATTACCTGCCGTTGTGTACGCCGTGCTTTCCTGTGCGGGGTTGATAGCTATACGGGCAAGGATTATGAGCACCGCCGTAGCTGGATTGAGGATAAGCTGTTTGATTTAACCTCGGTTTTTGCGATTGATGTAGCCGCCTATGCCGTTATGAGCAATCACTATCATCTGGTGTTACGTATTGACAATGAGCAAGCTCAGAGCTGGTCGACACGCGAGGTGTTGGAGCGTTGGGCACGGCTGTTTAACGGCAGCTTGATGGCACAGCGCTATCTAGCAGGCGCACTCTTGAGCGAGGCTGAGCTTGAGGTGCTCAGTGAGCTGGTAGAGGATTACCGAGAGCGCCTGATGAGTATCAGCTGGCTAATGCGTATTCTCAATGAATCCATCGCACGGCAGGCTAATCGAGAGGACAACTGCACGGGTAAGTTCTTTGAGGGGCGCTTTAAGTCGCAAGCTCTGCTGGATGAAGCAGCACTGCTGTCGTGTATGGCGTACGTCGATTTGAATCCGGTTAGGGCTAAGATGGCCACCACGCCCGAGGCTTCGGATTACACCTCCATTCAGGCACGCATCCAGCAGGATGTAGAGAAAGCCTTATTACCCTTTATCGGTAACGAGCGACAAGAGCAACCCAAAGGCATCGCCTTTGACTTAACCGACTACTTGGAACTGGTCGACTGGTCGGGACGCGCCATTCGGCACAGTAAGCGAGGCAGCATTCCCGCTAAACTGCCGCCAATACTCGAACGCCTAAACCTCTCCGAGGATGACTGGTTATTGCAAGCCCAGCACTTCGAGAAGCGATTTAAGCGCGCTGCGGGACATTGGTACAATTTAAGTCAGCTCGCTCACCGGCTCGGGCAACACTGGTTACACGGTAAGTCCTTCAAACCCAAAACCACGTAA